The DNA region GGCGTTTTCACCGATTCGGCTCGCCCAGGCGACTTCACCCGTGGAAACCAGACCTGGAGACCCCGCACTTCTTCCGACGCCTTCGTCTCAATCGACAGGGAACAGCGGTCCACCGGTGGTTCCCCTGTCGGCACAGACATCACCAGCTCCCCTCTCTGGGCACCGGGAAGAGCCAGCGGCAGAAGACGAGGCGAATCCATCACTCTTTCAGAACGTGGGATTCGGTCTGGGTTTGAGCTGGACCCATAACCTGGGCCCCCGGCGAGTGGATGCCGTCTCCGTGACGAACCGCATCGTACGCATCGACGACGAACGCAACGACCTGGTGCGCGCGATGCCGGAAGTTCATCTCTGGATCGATCGCTGGGACGAACAACGATGGAGTTGGGGACCGTTTCTCGCCGTGGCCCCGGGTTCGCGGATCATCGATGCCGTGGGAGGCGGACTCATGGTGGGATACCGGCCGCGTCGAAGCGATCAGTACAGTTTCAATTTCGGCATCGGCGGCATCCTGGATCTGGATACCCGCATCCTGGGAGACGGCATCATCGCCAATGAGCCGTTACCCCCGCGGGAAACCAGCGCCCGTACCAAGCAAACCACCGGCGCAGGGCTCCTCCTGCTCTTTTCGGTCGGATGGGATCTGTCAGCCCCTCGCCACTCCCCACAGCCTGACCGCAAGTAAGCCGCCGCTGCCGCGCGTCCCTAGTCTATTGGCGATTCCAGATTGACGTCATTCATTGAATCTGGCTAAGGTCGAACGCTCAAGGAGAATCAAGCAATGACCACACAGCCCCAGTTTCCCAACGAACAAACCGAGGCAGGCGAATTCAAGCGCCAGGAAGACGCATTCCGTCAATGGGTGACCGAGGACGGACGATCGGGATACCCGACCGCAACCGAGCGATATCATCTCTATGTGTCGCTTGCCTGTCCCTGGGCGCACCGCACGATCATCGTCCGCACACTCAAACACCTGGAACCGGTCGTCGGCATGACCGTGGTGGATCCCATTCGAGACGAGCAGGGCTGGGCCTTTCGCAACGGAGAAGGTCACTCGACCGATCCGGTCAATGGTTTTCACTTCCTGAGTGAGGCCTACCGCCTGACCGACCCCGCCTATCGGAGGCGCGTCACCGTTCCGGTCCTGTGGGACACCGTCACGAAACGGATCGTGAGCAATTCCGATGACGACCTCATGCGGATGCTCAATGGGGAGTTCAACCGCTTCACCGCGAGCAGGCTGGATCTCTATCCTGAACCACTCCGCGCGGACATCGACGAGATGAACACGTTTCTGTATGAGCGGGTGAACAACGGAGTGTACCGGGCGGGATTCGCAACCTCCCAACGCGGCTATGAACAAGCGGCTCGATCACTCTTCGCGGCGTTGGATCAACTGGACACCAGACTCAGCCAACGGCGCTATCTCTTCGGCGCGCAATTCGTCGAATCCGATTGGCGACTCTTTGTCACCCTCATCCGGTTTGACGCCGTCTATCATGGACATTTCAAATGCAACCTCCGGCGCATCATCGACTACCCGAATTTGTCCGGTTACCTCAAAGACCTCTATCAGGTGCCCGGCATTGCGGACACGGTAAATTTCGATCACATCAAGCGGCATTACTACTTCACGCATGATGACATCAATCCGACCCGTATTGTCCCCATCGGTCCCGTGATGGATCTGCTGGGCCCGCATGGACGAGACGCGCTCTCCTGAGCCGCACCTCCCGGCACCATGCTGAAACAGACGATATACTGACCCATTTTGGACGCCGGACAGACTTTCCATTCGGCAAGGCTCTAGACAAGTCTGCGCGGTCCTCGCACGTTGCTCAAAACGGCGTCCCGCTAGGCCGCAGGCGAGTCAAGACCGAAGGCGTACCCGCAGAGGTACGTCGAGGATGTAGACGAGCCGAGAACGACGCGGGAGGCCGTTTTCAGCAGCCTGCCCCAAGAATTCTCTTGAGGCGCATGGTCTCCCTGGCATATGGTGGCTTCAGTCATGCTGTTCAGCAGAAAGGATCCTCTATGCGCCATGTGACCGGTACCGTGTCCGCAGCCGTGCTCCTCATGTCCTCACTCAGTTGGGCCGCCGCCCCCGAGCCGGCGAATGACGAACAGAAAACGTTATATGCTATCGGTGTCGCCATCAGCCAATCCCTCACGCCGTTCACGTTAAACGAATCCGAACTCGAGTTCGTCAAGTCCGGTCTGGCCGACGGCGTCTTGAAGCGATCACAAAAGGTCGACCTCAACGTGTACGGGCCGAAGATTCAGCAGATGCAGCAGGTGCGCGCCAATGCGGTGGCCGATGTCGAAAAGAAAGCCGGCGCGACGTTCCTGACCAAAGCTGCGGCGGAACCGGGCGCCCACAAGACGGAATCGGGCGCCATCATCACGACCATCAAAGAAGGCAAGGGAGCGACCCCGAAAGCCACGGATACGGTCAAGGTGCACTACCATGGCACTCTGATCGATGGCACCGTCTTTGATAGCTCCGTCAAGCGCGGCGAACCGGCCACCTTTCCCTTGAACCAGGTCATCAAGTGCTGGACCGAGGCCGTACAGCTGATTAAGGTCGGCGGCAAGAGCAAGTTGGTCTGTCCGTCAGGCATCGCCTACGGCGACCGTGGATCACCCCCGACCATCAAGCCCGGAGCCACCTTGGTCTTCGAAGTAGAACTGCTTGATATCGTTAAACAATAACTCTCATCTTCGACGGCGTCCGTTGGGCACCCCCGGCGGACGCTTCCCCCCCTTCGCCTCACATCTCCCCATTAAGTAATTTGAGAAACAAACCGACAAGGGTGAGGAAACCAAGGGTGTGCGCCTGGATGCACCACCCAATTCGCACCGCACGTGCCAGCCAACGAACAGCAGGAGTCCCGACGAATGCTGACGCACATACAGCTTCCCCCGTTACCGCAATTACTTCTGGTCGATGATTCGCCCGTCAATCTCGACCTCCTCAACCACCATCTCCGCGAGCGAGACTATACCTGCGTCACGGCATCAAGTGGCGTTCGCGCGTGGGAACTCCTGGAGCAAGAGCCGGAGCGATTTTCTGCGGTAGTGCTCGACCGCATGATGCCCGAGATGGACGGGATGGAAGTCCTCTTGAAAATGAAGCAGCATCAAGTGCTGAACCAGATTCCAGTGATCATGCAGACAGCAGCCGGTACCCCACAGCAAATACTCGAGGGCCTGCAAGCCGGCGCCTACTACTACCTGGTGAAACCCTACGATAAAGCGACGCTGCTAGCGATCGTCGACGCGGCCGTCCGTGATCACAGCAACTACTTGGAGATACGACAGGACCTCCGCCGCACCACCGGCACCATGGAGCTCCTGGAGTCAGCCACGTTCACGTTCAGATCGCCGGACGAAGCCAAGAACCTGGCCACGCTGCTGGCCCATGCCTATCCGGACCCGAACCGCGTGGTCACCGGTATCCTGGAGCTCACGTTGAACGCCATCGAGCATGGCAACTTGGAAATCGGGTACGAACAGAAAACGCAACTGATCGAGGAAGACAAACTCGATGAAGAAATCGCCCGCCGCTTGAAAAATCCCTTGTTCGCCTCCCGGGTAGTCACCGCGCACTTTGCCCGTCACGCCACCAAACTGTCCCTGCAAATCACCGATCAGGGCAAAGGATTTGACTGGAAAAAGTATATGGACTTCGACCCTGAACGAGCATTCGATACCCACGGCCGGGGCATCGCCATGGCCAACAAACTCAGCTTCGACCAGATCGAGTATCGCGGCAACGGCAACCGGGTCATCACGGTGCTGGATCTCAATCCCGCCCCTCAGGTGTTAGTCGCGTAAGCGTCATCCCGACAGGCCTCCCGGCAGAATCCCAACCCGGGTCTTGTTCTGAATCTTTCTGCAAAGACTCGCCTACCGGATGGTGAGAGTGGACACCTCGTACCAACGATCCGTCCGCTTCCCTTCAATTGCCAGATCCACATGAGCCGAGCGGCCATCCTCGGCCAGCACGGCAAGATCCACCCTATACGTGCCCGGGGAAACGGTACGCGGGACCACGACAGTATCCATGGTTTGATGCGCACCAGGTAACCACTGTCTCAGATCAGCGGAGCTCGTCCACTGCGCCACGACCTGCCCCGAGCCGGATCGTAACCGATAGGCGAGCGGCCACGCATGATAGACAGGTGCCACGCCCTTGTTCTCCCAGCGTGACTGGAGCACCATACTCTCACCGGCACGGGCTTCGGCGGGATGCGTGAGTTCCGCCGGCACCAATCGATACCCGATTCGTTTCAGAAACTCATTGATGCGCGGTCGCCAGGCAGCAGGAACCGGTTTCGATTTGGCATTGAGCACGGACACGTGCCACTCCAACCCCTTACTGAGAATCCGATCGAGGTCGAAACCTCGCTCATACCATTCGTGGATGTAGCCGCACACTTCCATTTGAACCGGTCCATGCTTCCACGCATCGGCCACCACCGGCGACTCCAACACCGGCGCGTAGGCCTGCTCCATGTGATTCCAGTCGGGGGAAAAATAGCCATAGTCGCCGAAACAATCGCCGCGCCAGCCGGCTCCTCGCGCAGTCGCATACTGCAGCTGTCCGCCATGCAACATCACCAGCGGAGTTCCCGCAAAATACTTAAAGTACCAATCGGTAATGGCGAGCTGGTTAGCGTCAGTGGGGAAATAGGCCTTGCATTGCGTTTCCACGCCTTCACAGCAAGCTGTGTTCCACTCCCCCCAACAGCCCACTGATCCGATATCTACGTGATCAATGTCGAGCGAGCGCCCATAGCGTTCGCCGAACGCGCGAATGAGTCGTTCGTGGTAATCGAGAAAAATGGGATTATTGTAGTCAGGAAAAATGCCATCCGACTCTTTCACGCTGCCGACACCCTTGTCGAGCACCCACTTCGGCGTGCCGGTCTTGTACTCGGAGACGATGCGAATGGCGAGCGTCTCCCCCTTGGCCTTCGCCTGTTCGATCACCCGGTCGACTAAGGCAAAGTTGTACTGCCCTTCCGCCGGTTCGAGTTCCGCCCATGGCCACCGAAAATAGGCCACCGTCGTATGCGGATACTCCTCGGCCTGCGGCGGATGACCGAAGCCAAAGTGGAAATCTGCAAACCCCATCCCGGGGTTGTACAACACGTCATTGATTTCGTGAGGATGCACCGTCACAAGAGATCCTGTAGAGGAGGCTACCGTCCGGTCTGGCCCGCCACCCAGGGGCGACACGCACGCAGCCAAGCCCAGCCCCATCATGATCAGTAGCGCCTGTTTCCATCCCGCTCTCTGCATGCCTACTCCTTTCATCGATCACGATCCGACCACCCCTGTGCCTAGGGCGCAGCACTGAAAGTATTCAACCGGATACATCTGCCTGTAGGGTCGCGCCGTAAAGTATGGTAGGGTACGCGCCCAGGCACGAGGAACGCGAGACATGCCAAACTGGTTCTCAGCCTCTTCTCCATCGGACTCTGTCGTCATTACCGGCGCCTCATCAGGCATCGGGGCCGCGTGCGCCCTCGCGTTGGACACGCTCGGGTACCGCGTCTTCGCGGGTGTCCGTAACCCGGCCGACGGCGAGCGTCTGCAACAACAGGCCGGCCCTCGCCTCATGCCCATCCGCCTCGACGTCACCGATCCCGCATCGATTTCCGCCGCCAGCCACACGGTTGCGGCAATGGTGGGCGATCGTGGGCTCGCCGGCCTAGTGAACAACGCCGGCATCGGCGTCGCGGGGCCCATCGAACTGTTACCCCTGGCGGACTGGCGAAGGCAATTTGAGGTGAATGTGTTCGGCCTGATCGCCGTCACGCAAACCTTTCTCCCACTGATCCGCACCGGACGAGGACGCATCATCAACATGGGCTCGATCGCCGGACGCGCCTCCATGCCGTTCATGGCTCCCTACGCCGCCTCGAAACATGCGCTTGAAGCCATTACCGATGCGTTGCGCCTCGAACTGCAGCCCTGGGGCATCCGCGTAGCACTCATCGCGCCAGGCGCCATTGCCACGCCCATTTGGGGCAAGACGAGAAAAGACGTCGATGCCTGGGATGCCACCTGGAGTCAGGATCTCAAGAACATGTACCGGGAAGGATTCACCCGCATCAAGGAAGCCGCCACAGCGGCCGGCGAACAAGCTCAGCCGGCCAGCACGGTCACGGCAGCTGTCGCACACGCCCTTCGAGCCAGGTGGCCAAAAACTCGATACCTCGTGGGCTCGGATGCCGCCATTCGGGCCTACCTCGCCCTGTTGCTTCCCGACCGACTCAACGACTGGATCATCACGCGGATCGTCAAACTCCCGGCTCGCCGCTGACAGCGTCACCGCTTGGCGGTTCGCACCATATCAATCACGTGGCCCTGCGCGTCGAGAAAAATGGCGATCGACTCGTTGGGATCCAGTTGTTCAATTGCCGGCTGGAGGAGCGGCCGGACCGGAAAAGATTGTATGTCATCGAGCTTCATCCTCAGGCGCATCCGTCCATCTCCGATGGTGACGAACGCACCCTCGACACGACGCGTTGGCGCACCCGGTGCTGCGCCAACGCCCAACTCTCTCGGCTTCCCCAGCGACAAGACATCGACAAGCAAGTAGGCACGATCGACGGCGAAGTCGGCTGACTCGCCGACTTCGAGCACGGCAAGCTTTTCCATCGTCACGGCACGCGCATAGAATCCCACATCGCGCCCCGAGTCCAGACGAATCGTCACTCGTTCTTTTTGCGGATTAAAGGTCTTGCCCAATGCCCCTCGAAACACCTTGGTCGGCGGCGTCTCGGCCGGGCGCTGATAGGCCACAATCTCATCGTGATCATTCACCATGATTTCGACGGCCTGTCCGACCTGCAGCCCACGGCCTTCGTCGCCCCCGGCTTCGAGAGACAGATACCGAGGTGCCCGTTCGCCGGTCTCCACCTCCACTCGATCGCCCGTGATGCCACGAATCGTGCCTTTCACGAGCTTTGCGCTCGCCAGGATACCCGGCACGGGCTTGAATTCCTCGATACTCAGGCCGGACATCAGTTTAGCCGAACTCCCGCACCCGGCCACATTCAAGGCCAGCCCCAACAGCCCCATCAACACGACAGCTCCAGCGCGACTCGTCCCCATTGTGTGCCCACTCCTGGTGTACGCCGATGTTAGAACAAACCAGTCCCGGGAAGCGAGACGTCGGACGCGCGAAGCCGGACACACATGATTGGGCATCGCGTGGACTCTTGATCGACTCTGTATCGGCCTGTACCATTCGTGGCGTAGATACTCTCTGCCCTTGGACCAGAGACCGATGCCCAATCCCATCACGACACCCCTGCTGATCGAGCAAGGCACCTGTTACGCCCTGTTCGCCTATGACATCGGGTTGGCCATCAACCTGGACGAGGCAGAGCGGCATGTCACCGCGATCAAGGAACGCGGCCGCATTCGGCATAAGGCGCGCGCACCGCAATACTTTGACTATCGCCCGGCACCGCTTCGTCTCATGCAAGACGGCCAGGCCTTGGAGTTCGGCGCCTATCATTCCCAAGCAGCGGTCGAAGTCATGCTCTACGACTTCGGCGCCGTCACCGTCATCTATCGCATTCCTCTCGACGGCCCCTTCGAAGGCCTCCTGGGCTTAAGCGAAACCCTCTACGAAAACGACACTCTGCGGACGGAGTCTCGTCGGCGATTGGAACAACTGGTGCGAGACATTTATCCGGCTGTCGAGCGACCGACCGTGTCAAACGACGTTGAAGACTACCTGCTGTTTGCAATCGAACGGTACGCCCCTTCCGACATCGACACCTTCGGCTCCCTGCACGAGCACCTATTCGCCCGCGTGCTGCGGAGCGAGGCCACGCCGCTGTCCGATCAAGAGATTCGTGAAGCGACCTCCTGTCGCATTGCATTCGGTCGGGACGACCTCGCCTTCATCGACTGGAATGCCGCCCTCGTCTTCGGACAGGACATGGACGATGTGCGGGCGGTGCTGGAATTCGTGAATGTGGAATTGCTCGAAATGCGCACACTGGATCAACAACTCGACAGGGCGATGGACCAGGGCTATGAGGCCCTCAGGCACCGCCCCCGCCGAAAACTCTGGCTACCGGGCTCGCACGAACGGGCCGTGAGCCACATCGGACAATTACAGGTCGAGAGTGCCGTGTTATTCGAGCGGGTGGCGAATACTCTCAAGCTACTGGGTGACCAATACCTGGCCCGCGTGTACCGGCTGGCCTCCCAACGCTTTCATCTCGACGCATGGGACGCCAGCATCTTGAGAAAACTTCAGACCCTGGACAGCATCTACGGCAAAATGTCCGATCGGGCGACGACGCAGCGCATGGAGTATCTGGAATGGATCATCATTGTGTTGATTGCCCTCTCCATTGTCCTGTCGTTTCTTCCATCCGCCGGGCACTAACGGAGCAGACCTTTCCGCTAGCCAGGAATATTCATGACTACCTTTGCGAGGCGTTTGAGACCGAAACCCGCCGGGGCTGCCCGCACGTGAGGTCGACGCAGGCGTATGCGCAGGCCGTCGAGGAGGCCGAGCGAGAAACGCCCCGCCGCACAAAAAGATCGGACGACGGAGCGGGCGGTCATGAATTGTCCGGGCTAGGCTTCTCGGAACAGGTGTGCTAGAACGCCCGGTATTCATTCAGTAGCTGGTGTGTGATGCCGACACAGAACCTGACCAGACAACTTGCAAGCGTGCTTGGGGTACTTGCCGCGTTTACGTCGGCAGGCTGCCTGTCTCCTCCTACCTTGAACCGGGCGGTCCTCGCGTATGACGAAGCCAT from Nitrospira sp. includes:
- a CDS encoding glutathione S-transferase family protein, whose protein sequence is MTTQPQFPNEQTEAGEFKRQEDAFRQWVTEDGRSGYPTATERYHLYVSLACPWAHRTIIVRTLKHLEPVVGMTVVDPIRDEQGWAFRNGEGHSTDPVNGFHFLSEAYRLTDPAYRRRVTVPVLWDTVTKRIVSNSDDDLMRMLNGEFNRFTASRLDLYPEPLRADIDEMNTFLYERVNNGVYRAGFATSQRGYEQAARSLFAALDQLDTRLSQRRYLFGAQFVESDWRLFVTLIRFDAVYHGHFKCNLRRIIDYPNLSGYLKDLYQVPGIADTVNFDHIKRHYYFTHDDINPTRIVPIGPVMDLLGPHGRDALS
- a CDS encoding response regulator — encoded protein: MLTHIQLPPLPQLLLVDDSPVNLDLLNHHLRERDYTCVTASSGVRAWELLEQEPERFSAVVLDRMMPEMDGMEVLLKMKQHQVLNQIPVIMQTAAGTPQQILEGLQAGAYYYLVKPYDKATLLAIVDAAVRDHSNYLEIRQDLRRTTGTMELLESATFTFRSPDEAKNLATLLAHAYPDPNRVVTGILELTLNAIEHGNLEIGYEQKTQLIEEDKLDEEIARRLKNPLFASRVVTAHFARHATKLSLQITDQGKGFDWKKYMDFDPERAFDTHGRGIAMANKLSFDQIEYRGNGNRVITVLDLNPAPQVLVA
- a CDS encoding SDR family oxidoreductase, giving the protein MPNWFSASSPSDSVVITGASSGIGAACALALDTLGYRVFAGVRNPADGERLQQQAGPRLMPIRLDVTDPASISAASHTVAAMVGDRGLAGLVNNAGIGVAGPIELLPLADWRRQFEVNVFGLIAVTQTFLPLIRTGRGRIINMGSIAGRASMPFMAPYAASKHALEAITDALRLELQPWGIRVALIAPGAIATPIWGKTRKDVDAWDATWSQDLKNMYREGFTRIKEAATAAGEQAQPASTVTAAVAHALRARWPKTRYLVGSDAAIRAYLALLLPDRLNDWIITRIVKLPARR
- a CDS encoding FKBP-type peptidyl-prolyl cis-trans isomerase; this encodes MRHVTGTVSAAVLLMSSLSWAAAPEPANDEQKTLYAIGVAISQSLTPFTLNESELEFVKSGLADGVLKRSQKVDLNVYGPKIQQMQQVRANAVADVEKKAGATFLTKAAAEPGAHKTESGAIITTIKEGKGATPKATDTVKVHYHGTLIDGTVFDSSVKRGEPATFPLNQVIKCWTEAVQLIKVGGKSKLVCPSGIAYGDRGSPPTIKPGATLVFEVELLDIVKQ
- a CDS encoding DUF4832 domain-containing protein yields the protein MQRAGWKQALLIMMGLGLAACVSPLGGGPDRTVASSTGSLVTVHPHEINDVLYNPGMGFADFHFGFGHPPQAEEYPHTTVAYFRWPWAELEPAEGQYNFALVDRVIEQAKAKGETLAIRIVSEYKTGTPKWVLDKGVGSVKESDGIFPDYNNPIFLDYHERLIRAFGERYGRSLDIDHVDIGSVGCWGEWNTACCEGVETQCKAYFPTDANQLAITDWYFKYFAGTPLVMLHGGQLQYATARGAGWRGDCFGDYGYFSPDWNHMEQAYAPVLESPVVADAWKHGPVQMEVCGYIHEWYERGFDLDRILSKGLEWHVSVLNAKSKPVPAAWRPRINEFLKRIGYRLVPAELTHPAEARAGESMVLQSRWENKGVAPVYHAWPLAYRLRSGSGQVVAQWTSSADLRQWLPGAHQTMDTVVVPRTVSPGTYRVDLAVLAEDGRSAHVDLAIEGKRTDRWYEVSTLTIR